A window of Candidatus Hepatobacter penaei genomic DNA:
GCCATCGATACCACCTCATCCCCAGCCTGCAAACGAATGCCTCGCACACCTGTGGAGCTGCGGCTTTGGAACAAGCGCAACTCAGACACACCAAAACGAATCGCACGGCCATTTTTTGTGGTCAACAACACATCTTGATCCTCTTTGCACATGTGCACAGACACCAGACGCTCACCAGACTCTTCAAGCTTCATGGCAATTTTTCCGTTGGCACGAATGTTTTGAAAATCACTCAAGGCATTCCGCCGGATATGCCCCTTAGAGGTCACAAAAATCACCGAGAATTCTTCCCACAAACTGGGATTTTCAGGCACAGGCAACAGCGTGGCTACCCGGTCATGGGCCTCGAGAGATCCCAGCACCTGTACAATCGGCTTACCGCGGCTTTGTGGCGTTCCTGAGGGAAGTTCATACACCTTGACTTCAAACGCCTTGCCTGATTTAGAGAAAAACAACAACGGCGTGTGGGTAGACGCTACAAACACTTGTGACACCACGTCTTCATCGCGGGTGGCCATGCCCGATCGGCCGCGCCCGCCCCGCTTTTGCTCACGGTATGTGTCCAAAGACACGCGCTTGATATAACCCTTCAGGCTGAAGGTGACCACCATATCCTCACGCTGGATCAAGTCTGCCAAGTCGCTGTTATCTTCTTCGGCAATAAGGGTCGTGCGCCGGGGCGCCGCATAAATGCGCTTAACATCCAAAAGCTCGTTTTTAATCAGTGCCATCAAGGTATCGCGCGAGGCCAAGATGGCCAGCAGATCCGCAATCTCTTTGGCCAAGGCCTTGAGTTCATTTTCCAGCTTTTCATGCTCAAGACCCGTCAGGCGGTGAAGCTTCAAATCTAAGATGCCCTTGACTTGGTTTTCTGACAACACATAGCCATCGCCTTTGATCTGCGCTTCTCCTTCCGACAACAAATCCAGATAAGGTTTAATATCGGCCAAGGGCCACGTGACTGCCAGCAAGGCTTCTGCTGCGGCCTTGGGGTCACGGGCGCTGCGAATCATCGACACAATACGGTCAATATGCACCACAGCCACCAACAACCCTAACACAAGGTGAGCCCGCTCACGGGCTTTACTCAAGAAAAACCGGGTGCGACGCTTGACCACCTCTTCACGAAAGGATAGAAAGACCCGCAGCATCTCTTTGGTGGTCATCATACGTGGTTGAAGGCCACCATCCAGCGCCAAGAAGTTGGTCGAAAACGTTGTTTGCATTTGCGTCATGGTAAACAAACGCTTCAACACCACATCAGGTTCTGCATCACGCTTAAGCTCAATCACCACACGAATGCCGTCACGATCAGATTCATCACGCAGCTCGGCAATCCCCTCCAGCTCTTTGCCCTGCACCAACTCGGCGATGCGCTCCAGCATGCGCGCCTTTTGCACNNGATAAGGCACCTCTGTCACGATGATGGCTTTTCTGTCTTTACGAATCTCTTCAACATGGGTACGGGCACGCACCACAATACTCCCACGACCTTTGTTGAGAGTATCAAGAATGCCCCGCCGACCCATAATCATGCCACCTGTGGGAAAGTCAGGCCCCGGCAACACAGCCAACACATCCTCATCGGACGCCTCTGGCTGATCAATCAGCAAACAACATGCATCAATGGCTTCCCCTAAATTGTGAGGGGGAATATTGGTGGCCATCCCCACCGCAATCCCGCTGGCCCCGTTGACCAACAGGTTGGGGAAACAAGCTGGCAATACCTTCGGCACCTGAAGAGTGTTGTCATAGTTAGGCTCAAAATCAACAGCCTCTTTGTCATAATCTTTGAGCAGCGCATGATCCGCCAGCTTGGCAAGACGCGCCTCGGTATAACGCATGGCGGCCGGCTTATCGCCATCAATAGAGCCAAAATTCCCATAGCTATCAATGAGCAAAGCACCCATGGAAAAATCTTGCCCCATGCGCACCAAAGATTGATAAATCGCCCCGTCACCATGGGGATGAAATTTACCCATCACGTCACCCACAATGCGGGCACACTTTCGGTGGGGCTTATCCGAGGCATACCCCGCCTCAGCCATGGCATAAAGAATACGCCGATGCACAGGTTTCAGACCATCACGAGCATCTGGCAACGCACGGCTCACGATCACGCTCATGGCATAATCAAGATAAGAGCGCTTCATCTCCTCTTCAATAGGGGTGGCCAGAATGTCTGTGCTCTCCTGCTTCATATAAACCCTCGTTAACCTATGGTGATGTCACAAAACGCATGGGCGCTTTTAAAAAGGAATATCGTCATCAAGGGCGGAAAGCTCGGACGATGCCCCACCCGTACCTTGATCAAACTCAGCTCTGCCTTCAGCAACCTGGGCTGCGCTTTTTGAAGCATCGCGATCAAATGACCCACCATCGCCACGGTCAAGCAGCAACAATTCTCCACGATAGCGACCCAGCACCACTTCGGTCGCATAACGATCTTGGCCCGAGGCATCCGTCCACTTACGTGTCTGAAGTTGCCCCTCGACATACACTTTGCGCCCTTTTTTGAGATATTGTTCCGCCACATCAGCTAGACGCTCATTAAAAATCACCACGCGGTGAAACTCGGCACGCTCTTTCTTTTCGCCTGTGTTTTTGTCACGCCACTGCTCAGAGGTAGCCACCGAAAGCGTCACAATCTTCGATCCCTCATTGCTGTGTCTGACATCAGGGTCACGCGCCAGATTCCCCAAAAGTGTAACTTTGTTCATTGATGCGGCCATGATCATCCCCTAGCTAGGCAACAGATGGCTTCAGTCTAAAAAAAATCAAGACAAAAAGCAAACCCTCCCCACACCTTGGCACGGTGCCTACGTCAAAAAACGATTTTTATCTTTTTCTGCTGACAAAATATTCCTTTGGAAAAAACAGGGTTTTGTTACTCCTGTGTTTGAAGTTTGATCTCCCGCAAGTCCAATGGGCGCTATATTTTTGTTGTTTTTGTTGGGTTTTGTGATGTTGCGTCTTTCCTCTTTTCTATTGGCGGCCTCCACGCTTGTTTTCTCTACGGCCTGGGCCCTTAAGCCGCACCCTTTTATTCAAGGGGGATTGGGGCTTTCGACCACTTCTATCAAACATATGTTTGGCGATTTTTGCACCCACTCACGTGAAGGGTATGGCACCCTTGATGACGGACCAAACCTCGATGGACATATCATCATCGGCGCGCGTTTTGCTGAGAAGCGGTTTTTCGTCAGCCCTTATGCAGAAGTGCGCCTCAATGCCTATAATCAAAAATTTACCGTGCCTTTGGTGTCGGAAGCGACCTTTTATGGGAGAGGACCACGCTTGCAATATTCAACGCATCCCTTTTTTCATATCACCGCTAAGCCCAGTTTTTACACTTTTGGGTTTGGCGCTTATATTGGCTATACGTTTGATGCCCTTAAGCCCTATCTTCGTTTAGGGCTGGCTTCGCAAAATATAGGTTATGAATTTTCCCACGGATTGACACGCTATACCGCTGACAAAATGATGCACAGTTTTTGTTGGGGCGTGGGGGCCACCTATGATCTGACACCTAACCTGTCTTTGGATATGGCGTTGCTCACTTCCAATAAGGTACAAAAAGCCACCGCCCTTCAGCATAAATCGGGGGAGGTGGCACCAGGAAAAATCGAAACAGCGCCTTTCCGCCGCGTCTCTACAGATTTTTCTGTGGGCCTTCGCTATACCTTTGGCGGCTAAGCGCTCACAAGCGAAACGTATCTTTAACTGTTGAGGCACCTTGACGAAGGTGCCTTTTTTTAACCTTCCTTGCCGTTGACGCGGGGCATCCCTTAACAGCTGGGCAAGCCTATGCTTTTTGGTTAAGATAAGCTCAAGATCTGTTATCCCCCCAACACTATGTCCACAGCCTTTCCTTCCCACCAAGAACGTGTGCGCACGTTTTTGAGCACCTTTTTTCAAGACGCTGGCTATCGCCTGGCCTATATGGTGACCTCTTCGAACCAAGGCACACCCAAACTTCATGTCGCTTTCGAACACCCCGACGGCACAGCGCCGTCCCTTGATCTGTGTGTGCGTTTTCATAAACAACTTCGCTTGTTGCTCACCCAAGAAGAGCTCTTTACAGACACCTTGAATCTTGAAGTGTCCTCGCCAGGGCTGGATCGCCCTTTGTTTAGTGTGGAAGACTTTAAACGCTTTCAAGGCCGGGATGTGCAGTTGGTGCTCAAAGCCCCTATTGAGGGCAAAAAACGATTCAACGCCCGCCTTGACAGGGTGGATGACACGTCGATCCACGCGTTGGTTCACCACGAGTCGCTTGAGGTGGCGATAGAGAATATTCACCATTGTAAATTAATTCCAATCTTATAGAATGGAAGGGACAATCCGGAAAATCCCCGAAAAAGGAATCACGTTGACACAAGGTTTGATACGGCAAGAAGTCTTAGTTGCTGCGCAAGAAATCGCCCGCGAAAAGGGCATCGACAAAGACCGCATTATTGCGTCTATAGAAGAAGCCCTTGTGAAAGTGGCGCATCTCAAATATGGGGAAGAAACGCCCATTCGTGCTGCTATTCATCAAAAAACGGGGGAAATTTCGCTCCTTCATGTACGCACGGTGGTGGATGACGTGACAAACCCTCTTGAGGAAATTTCTCT
This region includes:
- a CDS encoding outer membrane protein, which translates into the protein MLFLLGFVMLRLSSFLLAASTLVFSTAWALKPHPFIQGGLGLSTTSIKHMFGDFCTHSREGYGTLDDGPNLDGHIIIGARFAEKRFFVSPYAEVRLNAYNQKFTVPLVSEATFYGRGPRLQYSTHPFFHITAKPSFYTFGFGAYIGYTFDALKPYLRLGLASQNIGYEFSHGLTRYTADKMMHSFCWGVGATYDLTPNLSLDMALLTSNKVQKATALQHKSGEVAPGKIETAPFRRVSTDFSVGLRYTFGG
- a CDS encoding DNA gyrase C-terminal beta-propeller domain-containing protein, whose amino-acid sequence is VQKARMLERIAELVQGKELEGIAELRDESDRDGIRVVIELKRDAEPDVVLKRLFTMTQMQTTFSTNFLALDGGLQPRMMTTKEMLRVFLSFREEVVKRRTRFFLSKARERAHLVLGLLVAVVHIDRIVSMIRSARDPKAAAEALLAVTWPLADIKPYLDLLSEGEAQIKGDGYVLSENQVKGILDLKLHRLTGLEHEKLENELKALAKEIADLLAILASRDTLMALIKNELLDVKRIYAAPRRTTLIAEEDNSDLADLIQREDMVVTFSLKGYIKRVSLDTYREQKRGGRGRSGMATRDEDVVSQVFVASTHTPLLFFSKSGKAFEVKVYELPSGTPQSRGKPIVQVLGSLEAHDRVATLLPVPENPSLWEEFSVIFVTSKGHIRRNALSDFQNIRANGKIAMKLEESGERLVSVHMCKEDQDVLLTTKNGRAIRFGVSELRLFQSRSSTGVRGIRLQAGDEVVSMAILGGTQYTAEEREAYLRMVSQKRRLELADGDDLEDAQDGEHGLVLSEDRFQAMEAEEQFILTVSEHGFGKRTSAYAYRRIGRGGQGVATLDINRKTGRVVDAFPVTQHDQLILLTDKGQIMRFSASQIRIAGRKTQGVILFRTTPDEHVTSVVRFVEENEEQGDDDDGPQTNGSSAAA
- the rimP gene encoding ribosome maturation factor RimP encodes the protein MSTAFPSHQERVRTFLSTFFQDAGYRLAYMVTSSNQGTPKLHVAFEHPDGTAPSLDLCVRFHKQLRLLLTQEELFTDTLNLEVSSPGLDRPLFSVEDFKRFQGRDVQLVLKAPIEGKKRFNARLDRVDDTSIHALVHHESLEVAIENIHHCKLIPIL
- the ssb gene encoding single-stranded DNA-binding protein; translation: MAASMNKVTLLGNLARDPDVRHSNEGSKIVTLSVATSEQWRDKNTGEKKERAEFHRVVIFNERLADVAEQYLKKGRKVYVEGQLQTRKWTDASGQDRYATEVVLGRYRGELLLLDRGDGGSFDRDASKSAAQVAEGRAEFDQGTGGASSELSALDDDIPF